The following proteins are encoded in a genomic region of Mustela erminea isolate mMusErm1 chromosome 3, mMusErm1.Pri, whole genome shotgun sequence:
- the ZCCHC9 gene encoding zinc finger CCHC domain-containing protein 9 isoform X2, protein MTRWARVTTTHNKRPLAATSWEDMKKGSFQGESQNRPKNKQLEAKRLSVKNDAPQAKHKKNKKKKEYLNEDVNGFMEYLRQNSQIVHNGEMIATDSEEVREEIAVALKKDSRREGRRLKRQAAKKNAMVCFHCRKPGHGIADCPAALENQDMGTGICYRCGSTEHEITKCKAKVDPALGEFPFAKCFVCGEMGHLSRSCPDNPKGLYADGGCCRLCGSVDHFKKDCPESQNSGTNPLEIPSFVKSRHAWKQKWIQRG, encoded by the exons ATGACCAGGTGGGCCCGAGTAACTACCACTCATAACAAGAGACCTTTGGCTGCAACATCATGGGAGGACATGAAGAAGGGGTCCTTCCAGGGAGAAAGCCAAAATCGACCAAAGAATAAACAACTTGAAGCCAAAAGGCTCTCCGTTAAAAATGATGCGCCCcaagcaaaacacaaaaagaacaaaaagaaaaaggagtactTAAATGAAGATGTAAATGGATTCATGGAATACCTAAGACAAAACTCACAGATAGTTCATAATGGAGAGATGATAGCAACAGACAGTGAGGAGGTAAGGGAAGAAATTGCAGTAGCTTTAAAGAAGGATAGTCGACGGGAAGGAAGAAGACTAAAAAGACAAGCAGCAAAGAAGAATGCAATG GTATGTTTCCATTGTAGAAAACCTGGCCATGGGATTGCAGATTGCCCAGCTGCCCTTGAGAATCAAGATATGGGAACTGGAATATGTTACCGGTGTGGGTCCACAGAGCATGAAATAACCAAGTGCAAAGCCAAAGTAGACCCAGCTCttg GTGAATTTCCTTTTGCAAAATGCTTTGTTTGTGGGGAAATGGGGCATCTATCCAGATCTTGTCCTGATAATCCCAAAGGACTCTATGCTGATG GTGGTTGCTGTAGACTCTGTGGCTCTGTGGACCATTTTAAGAAAGATTGCCCTGAGAGTCAGAATTCAG
- the ZCCHC9 gene encoding zinc finger CCHC domain-containing protein 9 isoform X3: MTRWARVTTTHNKRPLAATSWEDMKKGSFQGESQNRPKNKQLEAKRLSVKNDAPQAKHKKNKKKKEYLNEDVNGFMEYLRQNSQIVHNGEMIATDSEEVREEIAVALKKDSRREGRRLKRQAAKKNAMVCFHCRKPGHGIADCPAALENQDMGTGICYRCGSTEHEITKCKAKVDPALGEFPFAKCFVCGEMGHLSRSCPDNPKGLYADGGCCRLCGSVDHFKKDCPESQNSGTNPLEIPSFVKSRVL, from the exons ATGACCAGGTGGGCCCGAGTAACTACCACTCATAACAAGAGACCTTTGGCTGCAACATCATGGGAGGACATGAAGAAGGGGTCCTTCCAGGGAGAAAGCCAAAATCGACCAAAGAATAAACAACTTGAAGCCAAAAGGCTCTCCGTTAAAAATGATGCGCCCcaagcaaaacacaaaaagaacaaaaagaaaaaggagtactTAAATGAAGATGTAAATGGATTCATGGAATACCTAAGACAAAACTCACAGATAGTTCATAATGGAGAGATGATAGCAACAGACAGTGAGGAGGTAAGGGAAGAAATTGCAGTAGCTTTAAAGAAGGATAGTCGACGGGAAGGAAGAAGACTAAAAAGACAAGCAGCAAAGAAGAATGCAATG GTATGTTTCCATTGTAGAAAACCTGGCCATGGGATTGCAGATTGCCCAGCTGCCCTTGAGAATCAAGATATGGGAACTGGAATATGTTACCGGTGTGGGTCCACAGAGCATGAAATAACCAAGTGCAAAGCCAAAGTAGACCCAGCTCttg GTGAATTTCCTTTTGCAAAATGCTTTGTTTGTGGGGAAATGGGGCATCTATCCAGATCTTGTCCTGATAATCCCAAAGGACTCTATGCTGATG GTGGTTGCTGTAGACTCTGTGGCTCTGTGGACCATTTTAAGAAAGATTGCCCTGAGAGTCAGAATTCAG